Proteins from a single region of Syngnathus scovelli strain Florida chromosome 7, RoL_Ssco_1.2, whole genome shotgun sequence:
- the fam118b gene encoding protein FAM118B isoform X2, with the protein MASVVAVKTEKRTAADSQDADSNGKKPRKLLPSLKTKHAPELVLVIGTGISSAVAPQVPALRSWKGLIQALLDAANDFDLLEEEESRRFQKHMQEDKNLVHVAHDLIQKLSPRTGNVRSTFFKDCLYEVFDDLECKMEHAGKHLLRSVLQLMESGSLVLTTNFDNLLEIYAAHQGTKLESLDLTDEKKVLEWAQEKRRLSVLHIHGVYTNPCGIVLHPAGYQNVLRNTEVMREIQKLYETKSFVFLGCGRTVDDTTFQALFLEAVKHKSDLEHFMLVRREDVGEFKKLRDNMLDKGIKVISYGDEYSDLPEYLERLANEICFREVSTNDWGLIASSR; encoded by the exons atggccTCTGTAGTAGCGGTGAAAACTGAGAAACGAACTGCAGCTGACTCACAGGATGCAGATTCAAATGGGAAGAAGCCTAG GAAGCTGCTGCCCAGCCTTAAGACAAAGCATGCCCCGGAGCTTGTCTTGGTCATCGGCACCGGGATAAGCTCCGCCGTGGCTCCTCAGGTCCCAGCTCTCCGCTCCTGGAAAGGTCTCATACAAGCCTTGCTGGATGCCGCCAATGACTTTGACTTGCTAGAAGAAGAGGAGAGCCGACGTTTCCAAAAGCACATGCAGGAAGATAAAAATTTGGTGCACGTGGCTCATGACCTAATTCAGAAACTTTCCCCG AGAACAGGCAATGTGCGGTCCACATTCTTCAAGGACTGCCTGTATGAAGTGTTTGATGATTTGGAGTGTAAGATGGAGCATGCTGGGAAACATCTTCTGCGCTCCGTGCTGCAGTTGATGGAGAGTGGCTCGCTGGTCCTCACCACCAACTTCGACAACCTGTTGGAGATCTACGCGGCCCACCAGGGCACCAAGCTGGAGTCTTTGGATCTGACTGACGAGAAAAAG gTTTTAGAGTGGGCTCAGGAAAAGCGGAGGTTAAGTGTTCTACACATCCATGGTGTTTACACTAACCCGTGTGGTATTGTGCTGCACCCCGCCGGCTACCAGAATGTGCTGAGGAACACTGAGGTTATG CGTGAGATTCAGAAGCTGTACGAGACCAAATCGTTTGTTTTCCTGGGCTGCGGTCGTACCGTCGATGACACGACCTTCCAGGCGTTGTTCTTGGAGGCGGTCAAACACAAGTCTGACCTGGAGCACTTCATGCTTGTGCGGCGCGAAGATGTGGGGGAGTTCAAGAAGCTACGCGACAACATGTTGGACAAGGGCATCAAGGTCATTTCCTACGGGGACGAGTACTCGGACCTGCCCGAGTACCTAGAGCGGCTGGCCAACGAGATCTGCTTTCGAGAGGTTTCAACAAATGACTGGG
- the fam118b gene encoding protein FAM118B isoform X3, with protein sequence MASVVAVKTEKRTAADSQDADSNGKKPRKLLPSLKTKHAPELVLVIGTGISSAVAPQVPALRSWKGLIQALLDAANDFDLLEEEESRRFQKHMQEDKNLVHVAHDLIQKLSPRTGNVRSTFFKDCLYEVFDDLECKMEHAGKHLLRSVLQLMESGSLVLTTNFDNLLEIYAAHQGTKLESLDLTDEKKVLEWAQEKRRLSVLHIHGVYTNPCGIVLHPAGYQNVLRNTEVMREIQKLYETKSFVFLGCGRTVDDTTFQALFLEAVKHKSDLEHFMLVRREDVGEFKKLRDNMLDKGIKVISYGDEYSDLPEYLERLANEICFREVSTNDWGF encoded by the exons atggccTCTGTAGTAGCGGTGAAAACTGAGAAACGAACTGCAGCTGACTCACAGGATGCAGATTCAAATGGGAAGAAGCCTAG GAAGCTGCTGCCCAGCCTTAAGACAAAGCATGCCCCGGAGCTTGTCTTGGTCATCGGCACCGGGATAAGCTCCGCCGTGGCTCCTCAGGTCCCAGCTCTCCGCTCCTGGAAAGGTCTCATACAAGCCTTGCTGGATGCCGCCAATGACTTTGACTTGCTAGAAGAAGAGGAGAGCCGACGTTTCCAAAAGCACATGCAGGAAGATAAAAATTTGGTGCACGTGGCTCATGACCTAATTCAGAAACTTTCCCCG AGAACAGGCAATGTGCGGTCCACATTCTTCAAGGACTGCCTGTATGAAGTGTTTGATGATTTGGAGTGTAAGATGGAGCATGCTGGGAAACATCTTCTGCGCTCCGTGCTGCAGTTGATGGAGAGTGGCTCGCTGGTCCTCACCACCAACTTCGACAACCTGTTGGAGATCTACGCGGCCCACCAGGGCACCAAGCTGGAGTCTTTGGATCTGACTGACGAGAAAAAG gTTTTAGAGTGGGCTCAGGAAAAGCGGAGGTTAAGTGTTCTACACATCCATGGTGTTTACACTAACCCGTGTGGTATTGTGCTGCACCCCGCCGGCTACCAGAATGTGCTGAGGAACACTGAGGTTATG CGTGAGATTCAGAAGCTGTACGAGACCAAATCGTTTGTTTTCCTGGGCTGCGGTCGTACCGTCGATGACACGACCTTCCAGGCGTTGTTCTTGGAGGCGGTCAAACACAAGTCTGACCTGGAGCACTTCATGCTTGTGCGGCGCGAAGATGTGGGGGAGTTCAAGAAGCTACGCGACAACATGTTGGACAAGGGCATCAAGGTCATTTCCTACGGGGACGAGTACTCGGACCTGCCCGAGTACCTAGAGCGGCTGGCCAACGAGATCTGCTTTCGAGAGGTTTCAACAAATGACTGGG
- the ilvbl gene encoding 2-hydroxyacyl-CoA lyase 2 isoform X1, which produces MELFETSLGCLGCFAVGGLVFAAYKLGLLYQLFHKTEIKSPRHGGESVADVLRSHGIKFVFTLVGGHISPILVACEKVGIRIVDTRHEATAVFAADAVARLSGTIGVAAVTAGPGLTNTVTAVKNAQMAESPLLLMGGAAGTVLQGRGALQDIDQMSLFKPLCKFCASIRTVREIVPVVRKALAVAQSGTPGPVFIEFPIDTLYPFHLVSREFAVKNPPKGLMGKIVSWYLNNHLMNIFAGAWERRDLSPLPVDIPQATDDQVQKCIELVSRAKKPVILLGSQATLPPTPVDELRSALEALGIPCFLGGMSRGMLGKDSPIHIRQNRRDALKEADVVLLAGTVCDFRLGYGKVLNRRSKIIAVNRDRVQLLKNSDMFWRPTVAIQGDAGSFLVRLHKGLKGHRCPEEWPQSLKAGDVTKENINKAKANEKTEHHLNPLKVLHMLDEEMSEDSIIVADGGDFVGSAAYILRPRGPLRWLDPGAFGTLGVGGGFALGAKLCRPESEVWIVYGDGSLGYSVAEFDTFTRHKTPVIAVVGNDACWSQISREQVPILGSNVACGLAFTDYHTVADGYGGKGYLIRRKDEEQLRDIIREARKESQMGKATLLNVLIGKTNFREGSISV; this is translated from the exons ATGGAGTTATTTGAAACCAGTCTTGGATGTCTTGGATGTTTTGCTGTAGGTGGGCTTGTGTTTGCTGCCTACAAACTTGGCTTACTGTACCAGTTGTTCCACAAG ACTGAGATAAAAAGCCCTCGACATGGCGGCGAAAGTGTGGCAGATGTTCTgcgctcccatggaatcaagtttgtcttcactctggttggtggaCATATCTCGCCCATCCTGGTGGCCTGTGAGAAAGTGGGCATCCGGATTGTGGACACCAGGCACGAGGCCACGGCTGTTTTTGCTGCTGATGCCGTGGCGCGGCTTTCAG GTACCATTGGTGTAGCTGCAGTGACTGCTGGCCCAGGGCTTACCAACACTGTGACAGCAGTGAAGAATGCTCAAATGGCAGAGTCACCCTTGTTGCTCATGGGAGGGGCTGCTGGTACAGTTTTGCAG GGCCGAGGGGCGCTGCAAGACATCGACCAAATGTCACTGTTCAAGCCTCTGTGCAAGTTTTGTGCCTCCATCAGAACAGTCCGAGAAATTGTGCCAGTTGTCAGAAAAGCGCTGGCTGTTGCCCAGTCTGGAACACCTGGGCCTGTTTTCATAGAATTCCCCATCGACACTTTGTACCCGTTCCACCTGGTGTCCAGAGAGTTTGCTGTTAAAAACCCTCCCAAAGGCCTGATGGGCAAAATTGTctcctg GTACCTTAACAACCACCTCATGAACATCTTTGCCGGTGCCTGGGAGAGAAGAGATCTTTCACCTTTACCAGTTGACATTCCACAAGCCACAGATGATCAG GTACAAAAGTGTATTGAACTGGTGAGCCGAGCCAAGAAACCTGTTATCCTCCTTGGAAGCCAAGCCACGCTACCACCAACGCCAGTTGATGAGCTCAG GAGCGCTTTGGAGGCCCTTGGCATTCCTTGCTTTCTTGGGGGCATGTCCCGAGGCATGTTGGGAAAAGATAGCCCAATCCATATTCGACAAAACAGACGAGATGCTCTGAAGGAGGCCGATGTTGTTCTTCTCGCAG GAACAGTATGCGACTTCCGTCTGGGCTATGGCAAAGTTCTGAACAGACGCAGTAAGATCATTGCTGTCAACAGAGACAGAGTGCAGCTGCTCAAAAACTCTGATATGTTCTGGAGACCAACTGTAGCAATTCAAG GTGATGCTGGTTCGTTTTTAGTACGGCTTCACAAAGGCCTCAAGGGCCACCGCTGTCCGGAAGAATGGCCTCAGAGCCTCAAAGCAGGAGATGTGACCAAAGAAAACATTAATAA GGCTAAAGCCAATGAGAAGACTGAGCATCACCTAAACCCCTTAAAAGTTCTTCACATGTTGGATGAGGAGATGTCAGAAGACAGTATCATTGTCGCGGATGGCGGTGATTTCGTAGGAAGCGCTGCTTACATCTTGAGGCCACGGGGACCACTGCGCTGGCTCGACCCAG GGGCCTTTGGGACGCTGGGAGTAGGAGGAGGGTTTGCGCTAGGTGCAAAACTGTGCCGGCCTGAATCAGAG GTCTGGATTGTCTACGGCGATGGTTCCCTAGGATACAGTGTCGCTGAGTTTGACACATTTACTCGACATAAG ACACCGGTTATTGCTGTTGTGGGAAATGACGCATGTTGGAGTCAGATTTCCAGAGAACAGGTTCCCATTTTAGGCAGCAACGTGGCATGTGGCCTGGCATTTACAG ATTATCACACCGTGGCCGATGGCTATGGCGGTAAAGGCTACCTTATAAGGCGCAAGGATGAGGAGCAGCTCAGGGACATCATCAGGGAGGCTCGAAAGGAGAGCCAGATGGGCAAAGCAACGCTTCTCAATGTCCTTATAGGCAAAACCAACTTTAGAGAGGGCTCTATCTCTGTATAA
- the fam118b gene encoding protein FAM118B isoform X1 has translation MASVVAVKTEKRTAADSQDADSNGKKPRKLLPSLKTKHAPELVLVIGTGISSAVAPQVPALRSWKGLIQALLDAANDFDLLEEEESRRFQKHMQEDKNLVHVAHDLIQKLSPRTGNVRSTFFKDCLYEVFDDLECKMEHAGKHLLRSVLQLMESGSLVLTTNFDNLLEIYAAHQGTKLESLDLTDEKKVLEWAQEKRRLSVLHIHGVYTNPCGIVLHPAGYQNVLRNTEVMREIQKLYETKSFVFLGCGRTVDDTTFQALFLEAVKHKSDLEHFMLVRREDVGEFKKLRDNMLDKGIKVISYGDEYSDLPEYLERLANEICFREVSTNDWGKVQTVQCSYLV, from the exons atggccTCTGTAGTAGCGGTGAAAACTGAGAAACGAACTGCAGCTGACTCACAGGATGCAGATTCAAATGGGAAGAAGCCTAG GAAGCTGCTGCCCAGCCTTAAGACAAAGCATGCCCCGGAGCTTGTCTTGGTCATCGGCACCGGGATAAGCTCCGCCGTGGCTCCTCAGGTCCCAGCTCTCCGCTCCTGGAAAGGTCTCATACAAGCCTTGCTGGATGCCGCCAATGACTTTGACTTGCTAGAAGAAGAGGAGAGCCGACGTTTCCAAAAGCACATGCAGGAAGATAAAAATTTGGTGCACGTGGCTCATGACCTAATTCAGAAACTTTCCCCG AGAACAGGCAATGTGCGGTCCACATTCTTCAAGGACTGCCTGTATGAAGTGTTTGATGATTTGGAGTGTAAGATGGAGCATGCTGGGAAACATCTTCTGCGCTCCGTGCTGCAGTTGATGGAGAGTGGCTCGCTGGTCCTCACCACCAACTTCGACAACCTGTTGGAGATCTACGCGGCCCACCAGGGCACCAAGCTGGAGTCTTTGGATCTGACTGACGAGAAAAAG gTTTTAGAGTGGGCTCAGGAAAAGCGGAGGTTAAGTGTTCTACACATCCATGGTGTTTACACTAACCCGTGTGGTATTGTGCTGCACCCCGCCGGCTACCAGAATGTGCTGAGGAACACTGAGGTTATG CGTGAGATTCAGAAGCTGTACGAGACCAAATCGTTTGTTTTCCTGGGCTGCGGTCGTACCGTCGATGACACGACCTTCCAGGCGTTGTTCTTGGAGGCGGTCAAACACAAGTCTGACCTGGAGCACTTCATGCTTGTGCGGCGCGAAGATGTGGGGGAGTTCAAGAAGCTACGCGACAACATGTTGGACAAGGGCATCAAGGTCATTTCCTACGGGGACGAGTACTCGGACCTGCCCGAGTACCTAGAGCGGCTGGCCAACGAGATCTGCTTTCGAGAGGTTTCAACAAATGACTGGGGTAAGGTACAGACCGTACAGTGTTCATATCTGGTTTGA
- the ilvbl gene encoding 2-hydroxyacyl-CoA lyase 2 isoform X2 translates to MHSGLVFAAYKLGLLYQLFHKTEIKSPRHGGESVADVLRSHGIKFVFTLVGGHISPILVACEKVGIRIVDTRHEATAVFAADAVARLSGTIGVAAVTAGPGLTNTVTAVKNAQMAESPLLLMGGAAGTVLQGRGALQDIDQMSLFKPLCKFCASIRTVREIVPVVRKALAVAQSGTPGPVFIEFPIDTLYPFHLVSREFAVKNPPKGLMGKIVSWYLNNHLMNIFAGAWERRDLSPLPVDIPQATDDQVQKCIELVSRAKKPVILLGSQATLPPTPVDELRSALEALGIPCFLGGMSRGMLGKDSPIHIRQNRRDALKEADVVLLAGTVCDFRLGYGKVLNRRSKIIAVNRDRVQLLKNSDMFWRPTVAIQGDAGSFLVRLHKGLKGHRCPEEWPQSLKAGDVTKENINKAKANEKTEHHLNPLKVLHMLDEEMSEDSIIVADGGDFVGSAAYILRPRGPLRWLDPGAFGTLGVGGGFALGAKLCRPESEVWIVYGDGSLGYSVAEFDTFTRHKTPVIAVVGNDACWSQISREQVPILGSNVACGLAFTDYHTVADGYGGKGYLIRRKDEEQLRDIIREARKESQMGKATLLNVLIGKTNFREGSISV, encoded by the exons ATGCATA GTGGGCTTGTGTTTGCTGCCTACAAACTTGGCTTACTGTACCAGTTGTTCCACAAG ACTGAGATAAAAAGCCCTCGACATGGCGGCGAAAGTGTGGCAGATGTTCTgcgctcccatggaatcaagtttgtcttcactctggttggtggaCATATCTCGCCCATCCTGGTGGCCTGTGAGAAAGTGGGCATCCGGATTGTGGACACCAGGCACGAGGCCACGGCTGTTTTTGCTGCTGATGCCGTGGCGCGGCTTTCAG GTACCATTGGTGTAGCTGCAGTGACTGCTGGCCCAGGGCTTACCAACACTGTGACAGCAGTGAAGAATGCTCAAATGGCAGAGTCACCCTTGTTGCTCATGGGAGGGGCTGCTGGTACAGTTTTGCAG GGCCGAGGGGCGCTGCAAGACATCGACCAAATGTCACTGTTCAAGCCTCTGTGCAAGTTTTGTGCCTCCATCAGAACAGTCCGAGAAATTGTGCCAGTTGTCAGAAAAGCGCTGGCTGTTGCCCAGTCTGGAACACCTGGGCCTGTTTTCATAGAATTCCCCATCGACACTTTGTACCCGTTCCACCTGGTGTCCAGAGAGTTTGCTGTTAAAAACCCTCCCAAAGGCCTGATGGGCAAAATTGTctcctg GTACCTTAACAACCACCTCATGAACATCTTTGCCGGTGCCTGGGAGAGAAGAGATCTTTCACCTTTACCAGTTGACATTCCACAAGCCACAGATGATCAG GTACAAAAGTGTATTGAACTGGTGAGCCGAGCCAAGAAACCTGTTATCCTCCTTGGAAGCCAAGCCACGCTACCACCAACGCCAGTTGATGAGCTCAG GAGCGCTTTGGAGGCCCTTGGCATTCCTTGCTTTCTTGGGGGCATGTCCCGAGGCATGTTGGGAAAAGATAGCCCAATCCATATTCGACAAAACAGACGAGATGCTCTGAAGGAGGCCGATGTTGTTCTTCTCGCAG GAACAGTATGCGACTTCCGTCTGGGCTATGGCAAAGTTCTGAACAGACGCAGTAAGATCATTGCTGTCAACAGAGACAGAGTGCAGCTGCTCAAAAACTCTGATATGTTCTGGAGACCAACTGTAGCAATTCAAG GTGATGCTGGTTCGTTTTTAGTACGGCTTCACAAAGGCCTCAAGGGCCACCGCTGTCCGGAAGAATGGCCTCAGAGCCTCAAAGCAGGAGATGTGACCAAAGAAAACATTAATAA GGCTAAAGCCAATGAGAAGACTGAGCATCACCTAAACCCCTTAAAAGTTCTTCACATGTTGGATGAGGAGATGTCAGAAGACAGTATCATTGTCGCGGATGGCGGTGATTTCGTAGGAAGCGCTGCTTACATCTTGAGGCCACGGGGACCACTGCGCTGGCTCGACCCAG GGGCCTTTGGGACGCTGGGAGTAGGAGGAGGGTTTGCGCTAGGTGCAAAACTGTGCCGGCCTGAATCAGAG GTCTGGATTGTCTACGGCGATGGTTCCCTAGGATACAGTGTCGCTGAGTTTGACACATTTACTCGACATAAG ACACCGGTTATTGCTGTTGTGGGAAATGACGCATGTTGGAGTCAGATTTCCAGAGAACAGGTTCCCATTTTAGGCAGCAACGTGGCATGTGGCCTGGCATTTACAG ATTATCACACCGTGGCCGATGGCTATGGCGGTAAAGGCTACCTTATAAGGCGCAAGGATGAGGAGCAGCTCAGGGACATCATCAGGGAGGCTCGAAAGGAGAGCCAGATGGGCAAAGCAACGCTTCTCAATGTCCTTATAGGCAAAACCAACTTTAGAGAGGGCTCTATCTCTGTATAA